The Candidatus Micropelagos thuwalensis genome has a window encoding:
- a CDS encoding DegQ family serine endoprotease produces the protein MLKKPSNGLVFSTFMSVFGLTRRSLNFTFLFVSVFILTNMASAEPRIPKSLKDVQLSFAPVVEQAAPAVVNVYATRRVKARRPSLFNDRFFEEFFGRSFGDNFGQRERLENSLGSGVIVSAEGIVVTNNHVISGAEAFKVVLSDRREYSAELLLADERTDLAVLKILDAEERFPALPYRNSDTVNVGDFVLAIGNPFGVGQTVTNGIVSALARTSVGVTDFQSFIQTDAPINPGNSGGALVTMDGRLLGVNTAIYTRSGGSVGIGFAIPSNMVQQVVDAALSDGRIVRPWAGMELQKVSQSLAQTLGLAKPVGALIVKLHPNSPLRKAGLKSGDVVRTFNGKEILEPENFRYRMAVAGVGARAEIGYLRQGKGNTVNVKLTAPPDVPPRNETTLTGEHIFNTVKVSNLNPAVVDEIGQAFKLGLEEKGVIILTVDKRARAARVGLRPGDIVLSINGIEIKSVAELVALLNKPSEQWSLEIRRAGRIIRTSIR, from the coding sequence GTGTTGAAGAAGCCATCTAACGGTCTCGTCTTCTCGACTTTTATGTCTGTATTCGGCCTTACCCGCCGTTCGCTAAATTTCACTTTTCTATTTGTCAGCGTTTTTATTTTGACAAACATGGCTTCTGCTGAGCCACGTATTCCTAAGTCCTTGAAAGATGTGCAGCTGAGCTTTGCGCCGGTTGTTGAACAGGCAGCACCAGCGGTTGTAAATGTTTATGCGACCCGCCGTGTGAAGGCACGCCGACCTAGCTTATTCAATGACAGATTTTTTGAAGAATTTTTTGGTCGATCCTTCGGGGATAATTTTGGTCAAAGGGAGAGATTGGAAAACTCACTCGGCTCGGGGGTGATTGTCTCCGCTGAGGGGATTGTTGTGACCAATAATCATGTGATTAGCGGCGCTGAGGCGTTTAAGGTTGTTTTGTCAGACAGACGAGAGTATTCAGCCGAGCTCTTACTTGCAGATGAACGCACAGATCTTGCCGTTTTGAAGATTCTTGATGCAGAAGAGCGATTTCCAGCTCTGCCTTATCGAAATTCTGACACGGTGAATGTTGGTGATTTTGTGTTGGCGATTGGCAACCCGTTTGGTGTTGGACAGACCGTGACGAATGGGATTGTTTCGGCACTAGCGCGGACCAGTGTAGGTGTGACAGATTTTCAGTCATTTATTCAAACGGATGCACCGATTAATCCGGGCAATTCCGGTGGCGCATTGGTTACCATGGATGGGCGTTTACTCGGCGTGAATACGGCGATTTATACCCGTTCGGGTGGGTCAGTAGGGATCGGCTTTGCTATTCCCTCTAATATGGTTCAGCAAGTTGTTGATGCGGCGCTTTCTGATGGAAGAATAGTGCGCCCCTGGGCCGGTATGGAATTACAGAAAGTCTCTCAATCGCTTGCCCAGACACTTGGGTTGGCAAAACCTGTGGGGGCGCTCATTGTTAAGCTTCACCCCAATAGTCCTTTACGAAAAGCTGGCTTAAAATCTGGCGATGTCGTGAGGACATTTAATGGTAAAGAAATTCTCGAACCTGAGAATTTTCGTTATCGTATGGCTGTTGCTGGTGTTGGGGCGAGAGCGGAAATTGGCTATCTCAGGCAAGGAAAAGGGAATACTGTTAACGTTAAACTTACCGCCCCGCCAGATGTCCCACCACGAAATGAAACAACACTGACTGGGGAACATATTTTTAACACCGTGAAGGTCAGCAATCTCAATCCTGCAGTGGTTGATGAGATAGGGCAGGCTTTTAAATTAGGCCTTGAAGAAAAAGGCGTTATTATCCTAACCGTTGATAAACGCGCCCGCGCCGCGAGAGTCGGTTTACGCCCGGGAGATATTGTTCTCTCTATTAACGGGATAGAAATTAAAAGTGTTGCGGAATTGGTTGCCTTGTTGAACAAGCCATCAGAGCAGTGGAGTTTAGAAATCAGACGGGCTGGACGAATTATAAGAACGTCAATACGTTAG
- the rplQ gene encoding 50S ribosomal protein L17: protein MRHAKAGRKLNRTQSHRKSMLGNLAVALIKHEQIVTTLPKAKELRPYVEKLVTLGKRGDLHARRQAIAKLPEKEWAKKLFETLAPRYADRSGGYTRVLKAGYRFGDNAPMAVIEFVDRDPEARGQDSGPVQVDDEGVEEAI, encoded by the coding sequence ATGCGTCACGCTAAAGCAGGCAGAAAATTAAACCGCACCCAAAGTCACCGCAAATCTATGTTGGGGAATCTGGCAGTCGCATTGATCAAACATGAGCAGATTGTTACCACTCTGCCAAAAGCTAAAGAGCTTCGTCCTTATGTTGAGAAGCTTGTAACGCTTGGTAAGCGTGGTGATTTGCACGCTCGACGCCAGGCAATAGCCAAACTGCCAGAAAAAGAATGGGCAAAGAAGCTGTTTGAAACGCTGGCACCACGTTATGCAGACCGTTCAGGCGGTTATACGCGTGTTCTCAAAGCCGGTTACAGATTTGGTGATAATGCACCCATGGCTGTGATTGAATTTGTTGACCGTGACCCTGAGGCGCGTGGTCAAGACTCGGGTCCTGTTCAGGTGGATGATGAGGGTGTTGAAGAAGCCATCTAA
- a CDS encoding MarR family winged helix-turn-helix transcriptional regulator — translation MRNNNLEDALVAIRRIMRVTEINSLSLAKKTKLTPTQMIVLQVIATTDEATPSFISNKTTLGYATITTVLNKLVSRDLITRKKGDLDKRMQFVKITEKGRETIELAPDMLQSQFEKNFQNLHDWEQSMIVACLQRVSFFLEAETIDAAPILDYGELNQPPQT, via the coding sequence ATGAGAAATAATAATCTTGAGGACGCATTGGTCGCCATTCGACGCATTATGCGTGTTACCGAGATCAATTCGCTGTCGCTTGCAAAAAAAACTAAGCTGACACCAACACAAATGATTGTTCTCCAAGTGATAGCCACCACTGATGAGGCAACACCGAGTTTTATTTCAAATAAAACAACCCTCGGCTATGCAACCATCACAACTGTGTTAAATAAATTGGTTTCGCGAGACCTCATCACCCGCAAAAAAGGTGATCTCGATAAACGTATGCAGTTTGTAAAAATTACTGAGAAGGGACGCGAAACAATTGAACTTGCCCCTGACATGCTTCAAAGCCAGTTCGAGAAAAACTTTCAGAATTTACATGACTGGGAGCAAAGCATGATTGTTGCGTGTCTGCAACGGGTCTCTTTCTTCCTTGAGGCTGAAACAATCGATGCCGCACCAATTCTGGATTATGGTGAACTGAACCAACCGCCACAAACTTAG
- a CDS encoding precorrin-2 dehydrogenase/sirohydrochlorin ferrochelatase family protein — MLPIILDVSSLKVAVIGNGLQAVKRLDMLRDADVSEIDIFSPDPDDEMKAAAGDMVKLHLPSAEDISSYAIIFIANLEAEEAEKLAVQAREQGVLVNVEDVKPLCDFHVPSIIRRGKLLLTASTGGMSPALARLLREFLAARFAPVWADRLEIIGAARHKWRDEGLSFGEVTKNTNDLIDKEGWLDCPCPLKTEKS; from the coding sequence ATGCTTCCGATTATCTTAGATGTATCGTCCTTAAAAGTTGCTGTTATCGGGAATGGACTTCAGGCGGTGAAGCGGTTGGATATGCTTCGCGATGCAGATGTCAGCGAGATTGACATTTTCTCACCTGATCCGGATGACGAGATGAAGGCAGCCGCTGGAGATATGGTCAAGCTACATCTGCCATCAGCAGAAGATATAAGCAGTTATGCTATCATCTTTATTGCTAATCTGGAGGCAGAAGAGGCGGAAAAATTAGCAGTACAAGCCCGGGAACAGGGTGTGCTTGTTAATGTTGAAGATGTGAAGCCGCTTTGTGATTTTCATGTGCCGTCTATTATCCGGCGGGGAAAATTGCTTCTAACGGCCTCCACGGGGGGGATGTCGCCTGCGCTGGCGCGACTGTTAAGAGAGTTTTTGGCAGCACGTTTTGCCCCTGTTTGGGCAGATAGGCTGGAAATAATTGGTGCGGCACGGCATAAGTGGCGTGATGAAGGTCTGAGCTTTGGCGAGGTCACAAAGAACACGAATGATTTGATTGATAAAGAAGGGTGGTTAGATTGCCCATGTCCATTAAAGACAGAGAAGTCCTAG
- a CDS encoding RluA family pseudouridine synthase: protein MSGVQHLQVQPDQAGMRLDRWFRSLFPHISHIQLEKLLRKGQIRVDGGRAKSSLRLEAWQMIRVPPLVTPDQSKQRAKQEKRAVPLHLQDMILKSIIYEDADVIALNKPSGLAVQGGSKTDWHVDALLDVLADKGERPRLVHRLDRDTSGVLLLAKHRKAASALTKAFAERETRKIYWALVHGVPRPEQGDIKLKLVKRAAGDGNERVRPAEDHDKEAMKAITRFSVVSRAGQVFSWVAFMPITGRTHQIRAHALAIGHPLVGDNKYTLPEIETGGELPNKLHLHARMIDMPHPSGGRLIVAADLQAHMAESWGLLGFESNDYEDPFPREAS from the coding sequence ATGAGCGGTGTGCAACATTTACAGGTGCAGCCGGATCAAGCCGGGATGCGGCTTGATCGTTGGTTTCGTTCACTTTTTCCTCATATTAGTCATATCCAGTTAGAAAAACTCCTACGCAAGGGACAAATTCGTGTTGATGGCGGACGCGCAAAATCGTCTTTGCGACTTGAAGCGTGGCAGATGATACGTGTACCGCCATTGGTAACACCGGACCAATCAAAGCAGAGAGCTAAACAAGAAAAACGCGCTGTTCCCCTGCACCTGCAGGACATGATTTTAAAAAGTATCATTTATGAAGACGCGGATGTAATTGCGCTCAACAAGCCGTCCGGATTGGCTGTGCAGGGCGGGTCAAAAACTGACTGGCATGTAGACGCCTTGCTCGATGTGCTGGCAGATAAAGGGGAAAGGCCAAGACTGGTTCACCGCCTTGACCGAGACACATCTGGCGTATTGCTGCTCGCTAAGCACCGTAAAGCTGCCTCGGCACTAACGAAAGCTTTTGCTGAAAGGGAAACCAGAAAAATCTATTGGGCACTGGTTCACGGGGTTCCACGCCCTGAGCAAGGCGATATTAAGCTGAAACTTGTTAAGCGCGCCGCTGGTGATGGCAATGAGCGTGTACGGCCTGCTGAGGATCACGATAAAGAAGCGATGAAAGCGATAACGCGCTTCAGTGTTGTGTCGCGGGCGGGGCAGGTTTTCTCATGGGTGGCTTTTATGCCGATAACCGGACGCACGCATCAAATTCGTGCTCATGCCCTGGCGATTGGTCATCCCCTTGTCGGGGATAATAAATATACGCTCCCCGAGATTGAAACCGGGGGTGAACTGCCAAATAAGTTACATCTCCATGCGCGTATGATTGACATGCCACATCCGTCTGGTGGTCGTCTGATTGTTGCTGCGGATTTACAGGCGCACATGGCTGAAAGTTGGGGGCTTCTTGGATTTGAGTCGAATGATTACGAAGACCCGTTTCCTCGTGAGGCAAGCTAG
- a CDS encoding ATP12 family chaperone protein, translating into MPRRFYEKVSIEELAEGHIIRLDTHKLMTPAKKLLLLPYAQLAEAVADEWRQVDDDIILSDMPMSRLVYTALDRVSESYKATAQAFASYGETDLLCYRATHPDTLVQRQDEIWSPYLDWVRATYGVSLQTGAGIAPIKQSQSSIEVLTQIAQGGEGLEPNPLRLTGLAHGAGLLGSAVLALRMESGEDKAENIWRAAFLDDFFQFEQWGEDSEAMARLEGMKREIETLSDYFSLFFS; encoded by the coding sequence ATGCCACGCAGATTTTATGAAAAGGTAAGCATTGAAGAGTTGGCAGAGGGCCATATCATTCGTCTTGATACACATAAACTTATGACTCCTGCAAAAAAACTGCTCTTACTGCCATATGCGCAACTGGCAGAAGCCGTGGCGGATGAATGGCGGCAAGTTGACGATGACATCATTTTATCTGATATGCCGATGAGCCGCCTTGTTTATACGGCTCTTGACCGCGTATCGGAAAGCTATAAGGCAACCGCACAGGCGTTTGCTTCTTATGGCGAGACAGACTTACTGTGTTATCGCGCTACGCATCCTGACACGTTGGTGCAACGTCAGGATGAGATATGGTCGCCTTATCTAGATTGGGTGAGGGCAACCTATGGCGTATCTCTTCAAACCGGGGCAGGTATTGCGCCGATAAAACAATCACAATCAAGTATTGAGGTTTTGACTCAGATTGCCCAAGGAGGAGAGGGGCTGGAGCCTAATCCTTTGCGGTTAACGGGACTGGCGCATGGGGCAGGTTTACTGGGGTCAGCTGTTCTGGCATTACGTATGGAGTCTGGCGAAGATAAGGCTGAAAATATCTGGCGTGCTGCGTTCCTGGATGATTTTTTCCAGTTTGAACAATGGGGAGAAGACAGCGAAGCGATGGCGCGGCTGGAAGGAATGAAAAGGGAAATAGAGACTTTAAGTGACTATTTTTCTTTATTTTTTTCGTGA
- a CDS encoding phosphoadenylyl-sulfate reductase: MSIKDREVLEENLTLEATEMLVRTAELSAVEFLTTILRDEFKDEICVVSSFGAESAVLLHMVAQIDPTTPVIFLNTGKLFGETLRYRDRLQTLLGLTDVRSIGPHPTDLAEKDSNEDLWQKNNDLCCHIRKFLPQQRALKGFKAVLTGRKRFQTTQRSSMQRIEIDDEAAARLRVNPLVDFTLDDLQAYLETHNLPKHPLVKDGYLSIGCMPCTDKVKEGDDYRSGRWSEQDKEECGMHGTEFVYGEGI; encoded by the coding sequence ATGTCCATTAAAGACAGAGAAGTCCTAGAAGAGAATCTTACGCTTGAAGCTACGGAGATGCTGGTACGCACTGCTGAATTGTCGGCAGTTGAGTTTCTGACTACCATTCTAAGGGATGAGTTTAAAGATGAGATATGCGTCGTCTCATCTTTTGGTGCGGAGTCAGCTGTGCTGTTGCATATGGTGGCGCAAATTGACCCGACGACACCCGTTATCTTTTTAAACACTGGCAAGCTTTTTGGAGAAACCTTGCGTTACAGAGATCGTCTGCAAACGCTTCTTGGGCTGACCGATGTGCGATCTATCGGTCCGCACCCAACAGATTTGGCTGAAAAAGACAGCAATGAGGATTTGTGGCAGAAAAATAATGATTTATGCTGTCATATTCGTAAGTTTCTGCCACAACAACGCGCCTTGAAGGGATTTAAGGCTGTATTAACGGGACGCAAGCGTTTTCAGACAACCCAGCGTAGTTCTATGCAACGCATTGAAATAGATGACGAAGCTGCCGCTAGGTTACGCGTAAACCCACTTGTAGATTTTACGTTGGATGACCTGCAGGCGTATTTGGAAACCCATAACCTCCCTAAGCACCCACTTGTCAAAGATGGTTACTTGTCTATTGGATGCATGCCTTGCACGGATAAAGTCAAAGAAGGGGATGACTATCGTTCCGGTCGTTGGTCTGAACAAGACAAAGAAGAATGTGGCATGCACGGCACTGAATTTGTCTATGGTGAGGGTATATAA
- a CDS encoding acetyl-CoA carboxylase biotin carboxylase subunit, which translates to MFQKILIANRGEIACRVIRTARAMGIKTVAVYSDADADALHVREADEAVHIGGAPASESYLIIDKILDAIKQTGAEAVHPGYGFLSENKLFAEALDKAGVAFIGPPAGAIEAMGDKITSKKLAMEAGVSTVPGHMGLIEDADEAVKIATDIGYPVMIKASAGGGGKGMRIAWNDEEAREGFQSSKNEAASSFGDDRIFIEKFVTQPRHIEIQVLGDKHGNVIYLGERECSIQRRNQKVIEEAPSPFLDEKTRKAMGKEAVALSKAVDYCSAGTVEFIVDGDKNFYFLEMNTRLQVEHPVTELITGIDLVEQMIKVAAGEKLSLAQKDVKLNGWAMESRIYAEDPYRGFLPSTGRLTRYRPPHEGVTDGITVRNDTGVYEGGEISLFYDPMIAKLVTHADDRIASIDAMADALDRFRIDGIRHNIDFLAAIMQHDRFREGALTTAFIAEEYPDGFEGAPLSSEQIKERAVIGFYIRSYVLDRASEISGAMPNYEATLPDAMAVQVEDQVFTARFDENGIVLDDETFELESLWLPGDLFFEGKVSGQAISLAVDTMPEGYVLTSRGKAQEVFVRSLRAQELMVFMPEKTDGASSKELLCPMPGVVMSIDVEEGQEVKSGQALAVVEAMKMENILRAEKDAKVKSVLVAAGDKLAVDDVMIEFE; encoded by the coding sequence ATGTTTCAAAAGATTTTAATTGCTAACCGTGGTGAAATTGCCTGTCGCGTTATCAGGACAGCCAGAGCTATGGGAATTAAGACAGTCGCTGTTTATTCAGATGCTGATGCTGATGCGTTGCATGTGCGTGAGGCCGATGAAGCTGTCCATATTGGTGGTGCGCCCGCGTCTGAGAGTTATCTGATTATTGATAAAATTCTCGATGCGATTAAACAAACTGGCGCGGAAGCGGTACATCCGGGTTATGGTTTTTTGAGTGAGAATAAGCTTTTCGCTGAAGCACTTGATAAGGCTGGAGTAGCTTTTATTGGCCCACCTGCTGGGGCGATCGAGGCGATGGGGGATAAAATTACCTCCAAAAAGCTCGCCATGGAAGCCGGTGTTAGCACGGTTCCTGGGCATATGGGACTGATTGAGGATGCCGATGAAGCGGTTAAAATAGCGACTGACATTGGCTATCCCGTTATGATTAAAGCCTCTGCGGGGGGCGGTGGTAAGGGTATGCGGATTGCCTGGAATGATGAGGAAGCCAGGGAAGGTTTTCAGTCCTCCAAAAATGAAGCGGCCTCAAGCTTTGGTGACGACAGAATATTCATTGAAAAATTTGTTACACAACCGCGTCATATTGAAATTCAGGTGCTGGGTGATAAGCATGGCAATGTGATTTATCTGGGGGAGCGAGAATGCTCCATTCAGCGACGAAATCAAAAAGTTATTGAGGAAGCGCCAAGCCCATTTCTGGATGAGAAAACCAGAAAGGCGATGGGTAAAGAGGCTGTAGCGCTGTCAAAAGCGGTTGACTATTGTTCCGCAGGAACGGTGGAATTCATCGTTGATGGCGATAAAAACTTTTACTTTCTGGAAATGAATACACGCTTGCAGGTTGAACACCCCGTTACCGAACTGATTACGGGCATCGATCTTGTTGAGCAGATGATTAAGGTTGCTGCGGGTGAAAAGCTGTCACTGGCGCAAAAAGATGTAAAGTTGAATGGCTGGGCTATGGAAAGCCGGATTTACGCTGAGGATCCATATAGAGGTTTCCTTCCATCAACTGGTCGTTTAACTCGTTATCGTCCGCCACATGAAGGTGTGACAGATGGTATAACTGTTCGTAATGATACTGGCGTGTATGAGGGCGGTGAAATTTCACTGTTTTATGACCCGATGATTGCCAAACTGGTAACGCATGCTGATGATCGTATTGCATCAATTGATGCGATGGCTGATGCGTTAGACAGATTTAGAATTGACGGTATTCGCCATAATATAGATTTTCTCGCCGCGATTATGCAACATGATCGTTTCCGTGAAGGTGCGCTGACCACGGCATTTATTGCCGAGGAATACCCTGATGGTTTTGAAGGCGCGCCTCTATCTTCTGAGCAAATAAAAGAACGCGCTGTTATCGGTTTTTATATACGCTCTTATGTGCTGGATCGAGCATCTGAAATTTCTGGTGCCATGCCCAATTATGAGGCGACACTGCCGGATGCGATGGCGGTGCAGGTCGAAGATCAGGTTTTCACGGCGCGGTTTGATGAAAATGGTATCGTTCTGGACGATGAAACCTTTGAGCTTGAAAGCCTCTGGTTGCCGGGTGATTTATTTTTCGAAGGTAAAGTGAGTGGTCAAGCTATTTCACTTGCCGTCGATACCATGCCGGAAGGTTATGTGTTGACTTCGCGTGGTAAGGCGCAAGAGGTTTTTGTCAGAAGTTTGCGGGCGCAGGAGCTTATGGTCTTTATGCCTGAGAAAACCGATGGGGCAAGTAGTAAAGAGCTGCTTTGCCCGATGCCCGGCGTTGTGATGTCCATTGATGTTGAAGAGGGACAAGAGGTTAAGTCAGGTCAAGCTCTCGCAGTAGTGGAAGCCATGAAGATGGAAAATATTCTTCGTGCCGAGAAAGATGCCAAAGTTAAGTCTGTCTTGGTCGCTGCTGGGGATAAGCTTGCCGTTGATGATGTTATGATCGAATTTGAATAA
- a CDS encoding DNA-directed RNA polymerase subunit alpha, with translation MIQNNWQELIKPTKLDIVPGHDSNRHVRIVAEPLERGFGLTLGNALRRILLSSIQGAAVVSVQIDGVLHEFSSIAGVREDITDIVLNIKQMSVKCHSEGVKRMILSKKGPGVVTAGDIEEIADVEILNPDLVLCTLDDGADVRFEFTVNTGNGYVPAEQNRADDAPIGLIPVDSLYSPVRRVSYNVENTREGQVLDYDKLTMDIETDGSVSPEDALALAARILQDQLQTFINFEEPEQVPETVSVAEEIGFSAALLKKVDELELSVRSANCLKNDNIVYIGDLIQKSEAEMLRTPNFGRKSLNEIKEVLSEMSLHLGMEVPTWPPENIEELAKRFEENF, from the coding sequence ATGATACAGAATAATTGGCAAGAGCTTATCAAACCTACAAAACTGGATATCGTTCCTGGTCATGACAGCAATCGTCATGTGCGCATCGTTGCCGAACCACTTGAGCGTGGTTTTGGTCTTACATTGGGTAATGCCTTGCGCCGGATTTTATTGTCTTCTATTCAAGGCGCAGCTGTTGTTTCCGTTCAAATCGACGGTGTCTTGCATGAATTTTCATCCATTGCGGGTGTGCGTGAAGATATCACAGACATTGTGCTAAACATTAAGCAGATGTCTGTAAAGTGCCACAGCGAAGGCGTGAAGCGCATGATACTCAGCAAAAAGGGGCCAGGTGTTGTGACTGCCGGCGATATTGAAGAAATCGCAGATGTTGAAATCCTCAATCCTGATCTTGTTCTTTGCACGCTTGATGATGGTGCAGATGTGCGTTTTGAATTCACTGTTAACACAGGTAATGGCTATGTTCCGGCCGAGCAAAATCGTGCGGATGATGCGCCTATCGGCCTCATTCCTGTGGACAGTCTTTACAGCCCAGTGCGTCGTGTTTCCTACAATGTTGAAAATACGCGCGAAGGTCAGGTGCTTGATTATGACAAGTTGACCATGGACATTGAAACAGATGGTTCTGTTTCACCTGAAGACGCTCTTGCGTTGGCTGCAAGAATTTTGCAAGACCAGTTGCAGACATTTATCAACTTTGAAGAGCCTGAACAAGTTCCTGAAACTGTCTCTGTTGCCGAGGAAATTGGTTTCAGCGCGGCCTTGTTGAAGAAAGTTGATGAGCTTGAATTGTCAGTTAGATCAGCCAATTGCTTGAAAAATGACAATATTGTTTATATCGGCGATTTGATTCAGAAATCTGAAGCTGAAATGTTGCGGACACCAAACTTTGGTCGTAAATCCTTGAATGAAATTAAGGAAGTACTTTCAGAAATGAGCCTGCATTTGGGTATGGAAGTCCCCACATGGCCACCTGAAAATATTGAAGAACTTGCCAAAAGGTTTGAAGAAAATTTTTAA
- the lipB gene encoding lipoyl(octanoyl) transferase LipB, which yields MTEIGEQITHPIYIEQSSEIDGLPSCRLSTTPVSYPEAVAEMEAHIEAMRAGECGELLWFLEHPPLYTAGTGAQESDLLSPQKLPVFKSGRGGQFTYHGPGQRVVYVMLDLNQRGRDVRQFVKQLQNWIIHALNECGLETRADNTHIGVWVDRPDLGENRADKIAAIGIRLRKWMSFHGISINVSPDLTHFSGIVPCGITDQNVTSLKALGMNISMAELDEALIKTFQTSFEIN from the coding sequence ATGACAGAAATTGGCGAGCAAATCACTCATCCTATCTATATTGAGCAATCAAGTGAAATTGATGGCTTACCGAGCTGTCGGCTATCAACGACGCCTGTATCTTATCCTGAGGCCGTGGCGGAGATGGAAGCCCATATAGAGGCCATGCGCGCAGGAGAATGTGGGGAACTGTTGTGGTTTCTCGAACATCCCCCCCTTTACACGGCAGGCACAGGCGCACAAGAAAGCGATTTACTCAGTCCTCAAAAACTTCCTGTCTTCAAATCCGGTCGCGGTGGGCAGTTTACATATCACGGGCCTGGACAGCGCGTTGTCTATGTCATGCTTGACCTCAATCAGAGGGGACGTGACGTCCGACAATTTGTTAAGCAGTTACAAAACTGGATTATTCATGCGCTTAATGAATGTGGTCTAGAGACCAGAGCCGATAACACTCATATAGGTGTCTGGGTTGACAGACCAGATCTTGGAGAAAATCGCGCAGATAAAATCGCCGCTATTGGTATCAGATTACGAAAATGGATGAGCTTTCATGGCATTTCGATAAATGTAAGCCCTGATTTGACACATTTCAGTGGCATTGTCCCGTGCGGGATAACTGACCAGAATGTCACCAGCCTAAAGGCATTAGGCATGAACATATCTATGGCAGAACTAGATGAGGCTTTGATTAAAACGTTTCAGACCAGTTTTGAAATAAATTAA